A single genomic interval of Daucus carota subsp. sativus chromosome 1, DH1 v3.0, whole genome shotgun sequence harbors:
- the LOC108207273 gene encoding uncharacterized protein LOC108207273 yields MAFLHSDEFFCSDHPVAEEAYTQLAAVFTQVRKQNQSEFFTIEKPQVPMEESLQKERQISVDPVSMKESRKAPILIESPKKESRMMLPVIDSPKDYGMPPLPLPPGKSRFLSYSLPGSAASSPKFSSAIPKKKPHGQALKSVARQHSVALSNLAQLREKHFERSKSCGETRISAVNDEFDLWLTDANSRRYSFPSSTETRNDQHHGRQIMLDSNDDDNFKCGAMCLFLPSFGKGKPVRSRKELPEKPHVISRSVSLEKFECASWSSSALMHDNGNGDSSKFFDLPLELIQCSENDANLPVRAAFVFEKDRKGIMKNVASRGTGRKSHESSRNVRFSSASQAPQQPTSAAPSPCITPRLLKAREDFNAFLEAQSA; encoded by the coding sequence ATGGCATTCCTTCATTCTGATGAATTCTTCTGCTCAGACCATCCTGTGGCAGAGGAAGCCTACACCCAACTCGCAGCTGTCTTTACGCAGGTCAGAAAACAGAATCAGTCGGAGTTCTTTACCATAGAGAAACCTCAAGTGCCAATGGAGGAAAGTCTGCAGAAAGAAAGGCAAATTTCTGTGGATCCGGTATCCATGAAAGAATCCAGAAAGGCACCTATTTTGATCGAATCACCCAAAAAAGAGTCCCGAATGATGCTACCTGTAATCGATTCTCCAAAAGATTACGGTATGCCTCCTCTGCCTCTCCCGCCTGGAAAATCCAGGTTCTTGAGCTATAGCCTCCCAGGTTCTGCTGCTTCATCGCCTAAATTCAGCTCAGCTATACCGAAGAAGAAGCCCCATGGTCAAGCATTGAAGTCTGTCGCTCGTCAACATTCTGTTGCACTATCTAATCTTGCTCAGCTGCGTGAGAAACACTTTGAAAGGAGCAAGTCTTGTGGTGAAACCAGAATCTCTGCAGTAAACGATGAATTTGATCTTTGGTTAACTGACGCGAACAGCAGGCGCTACAGCTTTCCTTCAAGTACTGAAACAAGAAATGATCAGCATCATGGGAGGCAAATTATGCTGGATTCTAACGACGATGACAACTTCAAATGCGGGGCGATGTGCTTGTTCTTGCCGAGCTTTGGCAAGGGAAAACCAGTGAGATCACGAAAGGAGTTGCCAGAAAAGCCCCATGTGATCTCCAGGAGTGTTTCTCTGGAGAAATTTGAATGTGCATCTTGGTCTTCATCAGCCCTCATGCATGACAATGGTAACGGCGATTCTTCCAAATTCTTTGACCTGCCATTGGAGCTGATTCAGTGCAGTGAAAACGACGCGAATTTGCCAGTGAGAGCAGCTTTCGTGTTTGAGAAGGATCGGAAGGGCATTATGAAGAATGTTGCATCAAGAGGGACAGGCAGAAAGTCCCATGAATCATCTCGCAATGTTCGTTTTTCGAGTGCATCCCAGGCTCCTCAGCAGCCAACTTCAGCAGCACCATCACCCTGCATTACTCCTAGATTACTGAAGGCTAGGGAGGATTTTAATGCCTTCTTAGAAGCACAGAGTGCCTAG